A DNA window from Arachis duranensis cultivar V14167 chromosome 3, aradu.V14167.gnm2.J7QH, whole genome shotgun sequence contains the following coding sequences:
- the LOC107478517 gene encoding CRM-domain containing factor CFM3, chloroplastic/mitochondrial, with protein sequence MALGNSTAKLSELPLSVGTSYLCTTASHSYQLSILRPFCVSANYPTHSQPKPSDKVTSSDTWLTKWPPANPNSSRFPNPKPSPRFPQPAADDLFDPDNSHFLRNDNNPCNAIDRVVLRLRNLRLASYNDDNVEAPGGLSRLLRRDWVRSDTALAEDEANDMLLPWDRDEGEDEKEAVEVENKVMQKRKVKPPTLAELTLEEEEQARLRRLGMQLKEKVNVAKAGLTQAVLDKIHDQWRKKEVVRLKFHELLARDMKTAHEIVERRTRGLVIWRSGSVMLVFRGKNYEGPTPASLERSEPVMMNQEQLANMTPEEEEFDRMLGGLGPRFVEWWGTGILPIDADLLPPAVPGYKTPLRLLPTGMPPRLTDAELTNMRKLSKALPCHFALGRNRNLQGLAVAILKLWEKSLVVKIAVKRGILNTNNELMAGELKKLTGGTLLIRNKYFIVIYRGKDFVPTSVAAVLAERQEMTKQVVDDEEKARHRAIDVTQSGTDEATTQAGSLAEFYEAQTRWGKDISAEEREKMIKESAKAKNVKLFRKVERKLVLAKTKKIRAENLLSKVEASLVPADPDCDQETISEEERAMFRRVGLIMKPYLPLGIRGVFDGVIENMHLHWRHRELVKLITKQKTFAFVEDTARLLEYESGGILVSIDRLPKGFCLIYYRGKNYRRPVTIKPRNLLTKAKALKRSIAMQRHEALSKHITELGRKIEEMKEELVSIDLS encoded by the exons ATGGCACTTGGGAACAGTACTGCTAAGTTATCGGAACTCCCTCTGAGTGTCGGGACCTCATACTTGTGCACAACTGCTTCGCACTCTTATCAACTTAGCATTCTGAGGCCTTTCTGTGTCTCTGCCAACTACCCAACCCACTCCCAACCCAAACCTTCCGATAAAGTCACCTCATCTGACACTTGGCTCACCAAGTGGCCTCCCGCTAACCCTAATTCTTCCCGATTCCCCAACCCCAAACCCTCACCACGTTTCCCCCAACCGGCCGCCGATGACCTCTTTGACCCCGACAACTCTCACTTCTTGCGGAATGACAACAACCCTTGCAACGCAATTGACAGAGTCGTTCTCCGCTTGCGAAATTTACGATTAGCCTCCTACAACGACGATAACGTGGAAGCACCCGGAGGTTTAAGTCGCTTGCTACGCCGAGACTGGGTTCGTTCTGATACCGCATTGGCTGAGGATGAAGCTAACGACATGCTTCTGCCATGGGATAGAGACGAAGGTGAGGATGAGAAGGAAGCTGTGGAGGTAGAGAATAAGGTGATGCAGAAGAGGAAGGTGAAGCCGCCAACTTTGGCGGAATTGACTCTTGAGGAGGAGGAGCAGGCGCGGTTGCGAAGATTGGGGATGCAACTGAAGGAGAAGGTGAATGTGGCCAAAGCTGGGCTCACGCAGGCCGTGCTGGACAAGATTCATGATCAGTGGAGGAAGAAGGAAGTTGTTAGGCTCAAGTTCCATGAGCTTCTTGCCAGAGATATGAAGACTGCTCATGAAATTGTTGAG CGCAGAACAAGAGGGTTAGTTATATGGAGGTCAGGAAGTGTTATGCTGGTGTTTCGTGGGAAAAACTATGAAGGACCAACACCTGCATCTTTGGAAAGGAGTGAGCCGGTTATGATGAATCAAGAACAGCTTGCGAACATGACGCCAGAGGAAGAAGAGTTTGACAGGATGCTTGGTGGTTTAGGTCCTCGTTTTGTCGAATGGTGGGGCACGGGAATACTTCCTATTGATGCGGATTTACTTCCTCCTGCTGTACCTGGATATAAGACTCCCCTTAGACTTCTTCCAACTGGAATGCCTCCGAGACTAACAGATGCAGAGCTGACGAATATGAGGAAACTTTCCAAAGCTCTTCCTTGTCATTTTGCTCTAG GTAGAAATCGAAATCTCCAAGGTCTCGCAGTTGCTATTCTGAAGCTATGGGAAAAAAGCTTAGTTGTGAAGATTGCTGTTAAGCGTGGTATCCTGAATACAAACAATGAACTAATGGCCGGGGAGCTAAAG AAATTAACAGGAGGCACCTTGCTGATAagaaataaatatttcattgtAATATATCGCGGGAAGGACTTTGTCCCAACTAGTGTCGCTGCTGTTTTAGCTGAAAGACAAGAAATGACAAAACAAGTAGTAGATGATGAGGAGAAGGCACGGCACAGAGCCATTGATGTAACTCAATCAGGGACAGATGAAGCAACGACTCAAGCAGGATCATTGGCTGAGTTCTATGAAGCTCAGACACGCTGGGGAAAGGATATATCTGCTGAAGAACGTGAGAAGATGATCAAAGAGTCTGCAAAAGCTAAGAATGTTAAGCTTTTCAGAAAAGTTGAACGTAAACTGGTTCTT GCCAAGACCAAAAAGATTAGAGCAGAAAATCTTTTATCCAAGGTAGAAGCTTCCTTGGTTCCAGCTGATCCTGATTGTGATCAGGAAACAATATCGGAAGAAGAGCGTGCTATGTTCCGCAGGGTTGGTTTAATTATGAAGCCGTACTTGCCACTTG GTATACGTGGAGTTTTTGATGGTGTCATTGAGAATATGCATTTGCATTGGAGACATCGTGAGCTtgttaaattaataacaaaacaaaagacCTTTGCTTTTGTTGAGGACACAGCTAGATTACTGGAATATGAGAGTGGTGGAATACTAGTGTCGATAGATAGACTTCCAAAAGGATTTTGTCTTATTTACTACCGTGGGAAAAATTATAGGCGTCCCGTTACCATAAAGCCAAGAAACCTTCTAACAAAGGCAAAGGCATTAAAGCGTTCAATTGCCATGCAACGCCACGAG GCACTGAGTAAGCATATTACTGAATTGGggagaaaaatagaagaaatgaAAGAGGAACTTGTAAGTATTGACTTATCATAA
- the LOC107478518 gene encoding 30S ribosomal protein S20, chloroplastic — translation MAAFSCSWLTLPSKMRSLSLTPSSFPVSNSTSLAFSKNLSDSAFSHGSLSVSIMQNQTRRSAIVCEAAPQRKTDSAVKRARLAEKRRIYNKARKSEIRTRMRKVLEALEVLRKKSDAQAEEIVPIEKLIGEAYSVIDKAVRAGTLHRNTGANRKSRLARRKKLVEIHHGWYTPAASEVVV, via the exons ATGGCAGCATTCTCATGCTCCTGGCTGACCCTTCCCTCCAAAATGAGGAGCCTTTCCCTCACTCCCTCTTCCTTTCCCGTCTCCAATTCCACCTCTCTCGCCTTCTCCAAAAACCTCTCTGACTCTGCTTTCTCACATG GCAGCTTGTCGGTGAGCATAATGCAAAACCAAACTCGGCGTTCAGCGATTGTTTGCGAGGCGGCGCCACAACGAAAGACCGATTCGGCAGTAAAGAGAGCACGCTTGGCTGAGAAACGCCGCATTTACAACAAAGCCCGCAAATCAGAGATAAGAACCCGAATGAGGAAG GTATTAGAAGCTCTGGAAGTGCTTAGGAAGAAATCCGATGCGCAAGCTGAAGAAATAGTTCCTATTGAGAAACTGATTGGAGAGGCATACTCAGTAATTGACAAAGCAGTGAGAGCAGGCACACTACATAGGAACACCGGAGCAAATCGCAAATCTCGACTTGCCAGAAGAAAGAAATTGGTTGAGATCCACCATGGGTGGTATACTCCAGCAGCTTCTGAAGTGGTTGTATGA